The window AAGCTGGGTCTGTTTTCCTTGGAAAAGGAGATCTTAGAGAAGCCTACAACTGTTtgggtcagaaaagacctctgagctcatccagtccaaccccaccatggctcCCAAACCCCGTCCCTAAGTGCTGTGGCCACAGGGTCCTTGAGCAccgccagggctgggcactccaccacctccctgggcagcagaaaTTGTTCTTCGTGGCCAACCTAAAGGGTTTCAggacagctccctcagctgtttccccccagccctgttctccagacccttccccaactTCATTGCCCCTCtcttggacccactccagcccctcaatgtcctgggaacgagtggcccaaaactgacctcagttgaaggtgtggcctcagcagtgcccagtgaagAGCAGTGTTCTGTACCTCTCATTCCAGGCACATCTCCAGCCTCTTCCCGACTTGCTGCTTCCCAGGAATTTCCCTctggcagcagagtgcagctcTGGTCTGATTACCTCAGCGTCCGACTGCACCCTAAGAGCCTCTACGTGCTCCACCAGTACATGCACGATGGGTATGGCCCAGGGGCTTGGCTCAGGATCTGTCAGCTGGAGCTGAGTTTTGCCTTCAAGGAACACTTAAGGTCCAAGAGCagcttttttctctttgtttttttagGGATTGTGGCTGTCTGGAAGCCTTTGGGCAAGGTGAAAGCCTCCTGCAGGACCCTGGCTGcgtggaggaggtggaagatagGCTGCACTTCTATGCTGAGGAGTGTGATTATCTGCAGGTCTGCCAGCTCAGGCCAAACTCCTTTGTCTTGGAAGCCACTTTTCTGTTCAGGCTtaaagctcagctcagctgctgtcatcattcctttttttttttccacccaggGTTTTCAGGTCCTCTGTGACCTCCACGATGGATTCTCTGGAGTCGGTGCCAAGGTGACAGAACTGCTCCACGATGAGTACTCAGGCAAAGGGATCTTGACCTGGGGCTTGACTCCAGTCATGAAGGATGGAGGAGTAAGTGAGCAGTGTGGGGAAAGCAGGAGGAGGTGACACTGACCCCTCCAGAGGAAAGCAGGAGGAGGTGACACTGACCCCTCCAGGGGAAAGCAGGAGGAGGTGACACTGACCCCTCCAGTCCCTTGGCTGCCTCTAAGCAGCTGCTGATTGGAATTTTGCTTCCCCCAGGATCATCATCAGAATTTTTACAgactgctgaacacagccctgggcaTCGTCCACCTCTCCACTCACAGCTCACTCTTTTGCCCCCTGTCACTCAGTGGGAGCTTAGGAATCAGGCCACAACCTCCTGTCACCTTCCCCTACATCAACTGTGACGTACGTACAGTCCCCAGgggctcaccagcagcagctccctgggctgcctgccccaggctctccctgcccctactctcaagaatttctgcctcctctccctctcccagctcaaagccattatcTCTTTTCCTGCCACTCCCAAGCCCTtccccaaagtccctccccagctctcctgcagccccttcaggcactgcaaggctgctctgaggtcttctggagccttctcttccccaggctgaacagccccactgctcccagcctgtgcccacaggggaggttctgcagccctctgatcctctTCATGGCTTATTCAGGGTCTTCCCCACCAGCTGACTTTTCCTGTTGTGTCCTTTTCACATCTCTCCCTCTGCAGGCATCATTGAActaccacagcagtgctgttctggcagcagctcttgaCACCCTCACAGCTCCCTACCgcctctgctcctctcaggGCTCCATGATGCACCTTGCAGAATCCCTCAACTTCTCTGGCAGAAAGGTAAAGGCCAGGAGAGCAACTTCTCCaccttccagctctgcctgaatgctggaggcaggagctgctgttccATCACACATCCTGCtccaggaggctgtggggaggttGTTTCATgtcattttttccctccttctctggCATGCAGGTGGTAGCTGCTTGGGCTTCTGTCCCCTTTCCTTCCATACCTGGTTGCTCCCTCGCAGATACTTTGTGTGCCTACCAGCAGGAGGTGCCCTGGAAGCTCCTCTCTTCCTGGAGGGAGCAGAAggtcagctgctgctttgctcagtCTGTTGTGCTGCGAGGGATtggcagagaaagcagcagcaggtaacCGGTGCTGGAattgggagctctgctgctctccacagcaATGACTGAGCAAAAAAGGCACAGGCAGTAGAATGGGGATAAAAATCATCCTCTGCTCTGGCCA is drawn from Pogoniulus pusillus isolate bPogPus1 chromosome 43, bPogPus1.pri, whole genome shotgun sequence and contains these coding sequences:
- the MSTO1 gene encoding protein misato homolog 1 isoform X2, with product MPGQAVTLQLGHYAGCVGAHWWGLQAAELRSPAELCPAELCPAALLRTEQEPGGQETFTPRLVALELKGGVGGLRLGGADPEAPVAWDGEVDAYLECDSGGSAAPRDAGSRTGGASSGGKRSRSAAAPGTSPASSRLAASQEFPSGSRVQLWSDYLSVRLHPKSLYVLHQYMHDGDCGCLEAFGQGESLLQDPGCVEEVEDRLHFYAEECDYLQGFQVLCDLHDGFSGVGAKVTELLHDEYSGKGILTWGLTPVMKDGGDHHQNFYRLLNTALGIVHLSTHSSLFCPLSLSGSLGIRPQPPVTFPYINCDASLNYHSSAVLAAALDTLTAPYRLCSSQGSMMHLAESLNFSGRKVVAAWASVPFPSIPGCSLADTLCAYQQEVPWKLLSSWREQKVSCCFAQSVVLRGIGRESSSSQCPARQPLSALHSCGSSEQVLQHYLHTMFPGAFSTALLLQQPCSTLPPYPQFFSPLLTREGFLQDRPPSYPSAAVESVPVLAALQSSSVLQGLLRSLHRDLQKLNVRRWFSFFSAGVEEDNFQEALEELRTLSQCYETGLEADESEDEADSD
- the MSTO1 gene encoding protein misato homolog 1 isoform X1 — its product is MPGQAVTLQLGHYAGCVGAHWWGLQAAELRSPAELRSPAELCPAELCPAALLRTEQEPGGQETFTPRLVALELKGGVGGLRLGGADPEAPVAWDGEVDAYLECDSGGSAAPRDAGSRTGGASSGGKRSRSAAAPGTSPASSRLAASQEFPSGSRVQLWSDYLSVRLHPKSLYVLHQYMHDGDCGCLEAFGQGESLLQDPGCVEEVEDRLHFYAEECDYLQGFQVLCDLHDGFSGVGAKVTELLHDEYSGKGILTWGLTPVMKDGGDHHQNFYRLLNTALGIVHLSTHSSLFCPLSLSGSLGIRPQPPVTFPYINCDASLNYHSSAVLAAALDTLTAPYRLCSSQGSMMHLAESLNFSGRKVVAAWASVPFPSIPGCSLADTLCAYQQEVPWKLLSSWREQKVSCCFAQSVVLRGIGRESSSSQCPARQPLSALHSCGSSEQVLQHYLHTMFPGAFSTALLLQQPCSTLPPYPQFFSPLLTREGFLQDRPPSYPSAAVESVPVLAALQSSSVLQGLLRSLHRDLQKLNVRRWFSFFSAGVEEDNFQEALEELRTLSQCYETGLEADESEDEADSD